The following are encoded together in the Daucus carota subsp. sativus chromosome 5, DH1 v3.0, whole genome shotgun sequence genome:
- the LOC108221073 gene encoding serine acetyltransferase 1, chloroplastic, producing the protein MYIYIYISILHLSCQNHKLSASMATCIQTKPISRNTNRSQIDDHVRVYNYIKSCRPNFQDYDSCLPISSYHQKKSHVCCIDKNQDFVWQKMKEEARSDVDQEPILSTYYYTSILAHESLGRALANHLSMKLSNASIPSGTLYDLFLGVFTDDQEILKCVVFDIMAVRERDPACISYVHCFLNFKGFLACQAHRVAHKLWSQNRKILALLIQSRVSEVFAVDIHPGAKIGRGVLFDHATGIVIGETAVIGDNVSILHNVTLGGTGKACGDRHPKIGDGVLIGAGTCVLGNIKIGDGAKIGAGSVVLKSIPARTTAVGNPARLIGGKENPFRLDKIPSLTMDHTSHISGWSDYVI; encoded by the coding sequence atgtatatctatatatatatctcaatTCTCCATCTTTCTTGTCAAAATCACAAACTCTCTGCTTCAATGGCAACTTGTATCCAAACAAAGCCCATTTCTCGCAATACAAACAGGTCCCAAATCGATGACCATGTTCGTGTCTATAATTACATAAAATCATGCAGACCCAATTTTCAAGATTATGATTCTTGCTTGCCCATTTCATCGTATCACCAAAAGAAATCTCACGTTTGTTGTATTGATAAAAATCAAGATTTTGTATGGCAGAAAATGAAAGAGGAAGCAAGGTCAGATGTTGATCAAGAGCCCATTTTGTCAACTTACTATTACACCTCAATCTTGGCTCATGAGTCTTTAGGAAGAGCTTTAGCCAATCATTTATCAATGAAACTCAGTAATGCAAGTATACCAAGTGGGACCCTTTATGATCTTTTTCTTGGGGTGTTCACAGATGATCAAGAAATCTTGAAATGTGTTGTGTTTGATATAATGGCTGTGAGGGAAAGAGACCCTGCTTGTATAAGTTATGTACACTGTTTCTTGAACTTTAAGGGATTTTTAGCTTGTCAAGCTCATAGGGTGGCACATAAGTTATGGTCACAAAATAGGAAAATATTGGCCCTTTTGATTCAAAGTAGGGTGTCTGAGGTTTTTGCTGTGGATATCCATCCGGGGGCAAAGATCGGACGAGGGGTATTGTTTGATCATGCTACTGGAATTGTTATTGGAGAAACAGCAGTTATCGGAGATAATGTGTCCATTTTACATAATGTGACATTGGGCGGTACTGGTAAGGCCTGCGGAGATAGGCATCCGAAGATTGGTGATGGGGTGTTGATAGGAGCGGGAACTTGTGTTTTAGGGAATATTAAGATTGGTGATGGGGCAAAAATTGGTGCTGGTTCTGTAGTGTTAAAAAGTATACCTGCTAGAACTACCGCAGTTGGTAACCCTGCTAGATTGATTGGAGGGAAGGAGAATCCATTTAGGCTGGATAAGATTCCAAGTCTTACTATGGACCATACTTCACATATTTCTGGTTGGTCTGATTATGTTATTTAG
- the LOC108222442 gene encoding desmethyl-deoxy-podophyllotoxin synthase: MEKQISSLVTPFALILLVFILLKVAKVFRNDKSKLPPGPRQLPFIGNIHQLVSSLPHHILKDLANKYGPLMSLKLGEVSVFVVSSPEIAHDMMKTHDLNFVQRPYSLSTDILSYHSSNIASSPYGDYWRQMRRICTLEIFSSKSVHKFRSIREEEVLNFINSVSQNKGLPINLSKELFSLTSGITARAAFGKRINDSQVFAMTLKEMLELSAGFSVADMYPSLKVLHVISGLRKRLEKVHKDMDKVLARVMTEHRDRNREADPQDLVDVLLKTQKDEFITPPLTDNNIKAVILDVISGGSETSSITIDWAMSEMLKNPKVMERAQAEIRKVCEGKENIDETMLHELSYLKQVIKETLRLHPAAPLLVARECREQCQLHGYDVPVKTKIVVNAWAIGRDPRFWADPDTFDPQRFEDSSVEFKGTNFEYIPFGAGRRICPGMLFALPMIELPLAQMLYRFDWKLPEGLKNEELDMSEAYGITAGRKHDLYVIPVAYTPQKA; the protein is encoded by the exons ATGGAGAAGCAGATATCAAGTTTAGTTACTCCCTTTGCCTTGATCCTCTTGGTATTCATTCTACTCAAAGTTGCAAAAGTTTTCAGAAATGATAAATCAAAACTTCCTCCAGGGCCTAGGCAACTGCCTTTTATCGGAAACATCCACCAGCTGGTTAGTTCACTGCCGCATCACATCCTCAAGGACTTAGCCAACAAGTATGGTCCCCTGATGTCCCTAAAGCTTGGTGAAGTTTCTGTTTTTGTTGTTTCTTCTCCAGAAATTGCCCATGACATGATGAAAACACACGATCTCAACTTCGTTCAAAGACCATATTCACTTTCTACAGATATTCTTTCTTACCACTCTTCCAACATTGCCTCTTCTCCCTATGGTGATTACTGGAGACAGATGCGAAGAATCTGTACTCTGGAGATTTTCAGTTCAAAAAGTGTGCACAAGTTCCGATCCATCAGGGAAGAGGAGGTCTTGAATTTCATTAATTCAGTTTCTCAGAACAAGGGATTACCAATCAATCTTAGCAAAGAGCTTTTCTCACTTACAAGTGGAATCACAGCAAGAGCTGCTTTTGGTAAAAGAATTAACGACAGTCAAGTATTTGCTATGACCTTAAAGGAAATGTTAGAGTTGTCAGCAGGTTTTAGTGTTGCTGACATGTACCCTTCACTAAAAGTTCTTCATGTGATCAGTGGACTTCGGAAGAGACTAGAGAAGGTGCATAAAGATATGGATAAAGTACTTGCACGCGTTATGACTGAACATAGAGACAGAAACAGAGAAGCGGATCCTCAAGACTTAGTTGACGTTCTTCTAAAAACTCAAAAGGATGAATTCATTACCCCTCCTCTGACTGACAACAACATCAAAGCGGTCATCTTA GATGTTATTTCTGGTGGTAGTGAAACTTCATCCATAACTATAGATTGGGCAATGTCCGAGATGCTGAAGAATCCAAAAGTGATGGAAAGAGCACAGGCAGAGATACGAAAGGTGTGTGAGGGAAAAGAAAATATCGACGAAACAATGCTTCATGAACTAAGCTACTTAAAACAGGTGATCAAGGAAACACTAAGACTACACCCTGCTGCACCCCTGTTAGTTGCAAGAGAATGCAGAGAACAGTGTCAACTTCATGGCTACGACGTACCTGTCAAGACCAAGATTGTTGTCAACGCATGGGCGATTGGAAGAGATCCAAGATTTTGGGCTGATCCTGACACCTTTGATCCACAAAGATTTGAAGATAGCTCAGTTGAATTTAAGGGAACAAACTTTGAGTACATACCATTTGGCGCGGGTAGAAGAATTTGTCCAGGAATGTTGTTTGCATTACCTATGATTGAGTTGCCACTCGCGCAAATGTTGTATCGTTTTGATTGGAAACTCCCTGAGGGACTAAAGAATGAAGAGCTAGACATGAGTGAGGCCTATGGCATCACAGCTGGCAGAAAACATGATCTGTATGTTATTCCTGTCGCGTATACTCCTCAGAAGGCGTAA
- the LOC108223841 gene encoding ABC transporter C family member 3 isoform X1, with protein MVFTRAMSSNLSFISLKGDDFLFKTIILHGLSCLLHLIILLILFVPWLNNRFLRISATEGSKNCNLRLSYYRNRITLFSTLCLSLLSLVVCLFNILCWYKNGWFAMDALVLLDLVLKVIAWLAISAYLYTQLSSEVRYPLVLRIWWCVFFLLSCYCLVVHCVFDRKPRVLVSDILYSLTGLYFCCVGFSGGVGSDEDDLLQEPLISGNCTSRLSHGEECKKCGGESVTPFATASLFSVLTFSWLGSLVALGYKKPLDLEDVPQLAGIDNVHGAFPVLRGKLVFDQGDHNSVTTFGLIKALVFTTWKELLLTAFLAIVNTVATFVGPYLVDVFVQYLNGHRERENEGYILVSAFIIAKLIECLTLRHWFFTLQQVGIRIKAALIALIYHKGLTLSCQSKQGHTTGEIINFMTVDAERIGDFSWCMHDPWVVFLQVGLALVILYRTLGVASIATLFATVAVMMANLPLGRLQENFQTNLMESKDQRMKSTSEILRNMRILKLQGWDMKFLSKIEELRNNETGWLRKYVYTNAMVSFVFWGTPTFVAVVTFGTCMLIGIPLDSGKILSALATFRILQEPIYNLPDTISITIQTKVSLDRIASFLCLDDIQTNVVRRLPRGSLDTAIEIVHGNFSWDVSSPNPTLKDINFRVSHGMRVAVCGMVGSGKSSLLSSILGEVPKLSGVIEMSGTKAYVSQTPWIQSGTIEENIVFGEGMDKEKYEKILEACCLKKDLEILSYGDKTIIGERGINLSGGQKQRVQIARALYQDADIYLFDDPFSALDAHTGSHIFKECIQGILESKTVIYVTHQVEFLPSADLILVMKDGYITQAGKYGDILNLGNEFIELVVAHEKALSAINLLEAGLALKDMNISVDSKTKSDKSSEETTDVQYSQPPEDVQGTKGQLVQEEEREKGRVEFSVYWKYITTAYGGALIPVILLAQVLFQVLQIGSNYWMAWATPVSGDEAPPVQNFTLIIVYVALAIGSSFCIFCRAMSLAAAGYKTATILFQRMHLCIFRAPMSFFDSTPSGRILNRASMDQSTIDMNMPNQVGLFAFSIIQLLGNIAVMALVAWQVFVVFVPVIAICIWLQQYYIPSARELARLIGVSKAPVIQHFAETISGSTTIRSFDQEHRFQETSMKLIDGNSRPKFHSAGVMEWLCFRLDMFSNLTFAFTLVFLISVPSGTIDPSIAGLAVTYGLGLNMSQFRVIWNLCNLDNKIISVERILQYTSIPNEPPLVIEVNRPDDHWPSCGEVEMCNLQVQYAPHMPLVLRGLTCTFKGGKKTGIVGRTGSGKSTLIQTIFRIVEPTAGVILVDGINISLIGLHDLRSRLSIIPQDPTMFEGTVRSNLDPLEEYTDEQIWEVLDMCQLGDEVKSKEGKLDSAVSENGENWSVGQRQLVCLGRVLLKKSKLLILDEATASVDTATDNMIQKTLRQHFQDSTVLTIAHRITSVLDSDMVLLLENGLIQEYDVPTKLLEDKSSSFSKLVAEYSVRGNSRFRNS; from the exons ATGGTATTTACAAGAGCCATGTCTTCTAATCTGTCATTTATTTCACTTAAAGGTGATGATTTCTTGTTTAAAACCATAATCTTACATGGGTTATCTTGCTTATTACATCTAATAATCTTGCTCATATTATTTGTTCCATGGCTAAACAATAGATTTTTAAGAATTAGTGCAACAGAAGGATCCAAGAACTGTAATTTAAGGTTATCTTATTATAGGAATAGGATCACTTTGTTTTCTACTTTGTGTCTGTCACTTTTAAGTCTTGTTGTTTGTTTGTTCAACATCTTGTGTTGGTATAAAAATGGTTGGTTTGCAATGGATGCTTTGGTGCTTTTGGATTTAGTACTTAAAGTTATTGCTTGGTTAGCTATTTCTGCTTATTTATACACTCAACTGTCAAGTGAAGTTAGGTATCCTTTAGTATTGAGAATTTGGTGGTGTGTTTTCTTTTTGTTGTCTTGTTATTGTCTTGTTGTGCACTGTGTTTTTGACAGAAAGCCTCGAGTTCTAGTCTCTGATATCTTGTATTCGCTCACCGGGTTGTATTTCTGTTGTGTGGGTTTTTCGGGTGGAGTTGGATCAGATGAGGATGATCTTTTACAAGAACCCCTTATAAGTGGGAATTGTACGAGTAGATTGAGTCATGGTGAGGAGTGTAAGAAGTGCGGTGGTGAAAGTGTGACACCTTTTGCTACGGCTAGTTTATTCAGTGTCTTGACATTTTCTTGGCTTGGTTCTTTGGTTGCACTGGGTTATAAAAAGCCATTAGACCTTGAGGATGTTCCTCAGCTTGCAGGAATTGACAATGTACATGGGGCCTTTCCAGTTTTACGAGGTAAGTTAGTGTTTGATCAGGGTGATCATAATAGTGTGACTACATTTGGGCTGATAAAAGCACTGGTTTTCACTACCTGGAAGGAACTCTTGTTAACTGCATTTTTAGCCATTGTAAACACAGTGGCTACATTTGTTGGTCCCTACCTTGTTGATGTGTTTGTTCAATACTTGAACGGACATCGGGAGCGTGAGAATGAAGGCTACATCTTAGTTTCAGCTTTTATAATTGCGAAGCTTATTGAGTGTTTGACGCTGAGGCACTGGTTCTTTACGTTGCAACAGGTAGGAATCAGGATCAAAGCAGCTTTGATTGCCTTGATTTACCATAAAGGATTGACTTTGTCATGTCAATCGAAGCAGGGTCACACAACTGGAGAGATCATTAATTTTATGACTGTAGATGCTGAGAGGATAGGTGACTTTAGTTGGTGCATGCATGATCCATGGGTTGTCTTCCTACAGGTTGGTCTGGCATTGGTAATCTTATATAGAACTCTGGGGGTTGCTTCCATTGCAACACTGTTTGCAACCGTGGCTGTGATGATGGCAAATCTTCCATTGGGAAGATTACAGGAGAATTTTCAAACAAACCTGATGGAATCTAAAGATCAAAGGATGAAATCAACATCAGAAATCTTGAGAAACATGAGGATTCTCAAGCTCCAAGGTTGGGATATGAAATTTCTATCTAAAATTGAGGAGCTCAGAAATAATGAGACAGGATGGTTGCGAAAGTATGTGTACACCAATGCAATGGTCAGTTTTGTATTTTGGGGCACTCCTACATTCGTGGCTGTGGTAACATTTGGAACATGTATGCTTATAGGGATCCCACTTGACTCTGGAAAGATACTATCTGCTCTTGCGACGTTCAGAATACTTCAAGAGCCTATCTATAATCTTCCGGATACAATATCAATAACAATTCAGACTAAAGTTTCACTTGACAGGATTGCCTCATTCCTTTGTCTCGATGACATTCAGACAAATGTTGTAAGGAGGCTTCCAAGAGGAAGTTTAGACACTGCAATTGAGATAGTACATGGAAATTTTTCTTGGGATGTTTCCTCACCTAATCCAACACTAAAAGATATCAATTTCAGAGTCTCTCATGGCATGAGGGTGGCAGTGTGTGGTATGGTTGGCTCAGGAAAATCAAGTCTACTGTCAAGTATCCTTGGGGAAGTGCCAAAACTTTCAGGTGTCATCGAGATGAGTGGTACAAAGGCCTATGTTTCCCAGACACCTTGGATACAGAGTGGAACTATAGAAGAGAATATAGTCTTTGGTGAGGGGATGGACAAAGAAAAATATGAGAAGATTCTTGAAGCATGCTGCCTTAAAAAGGATCTGGAAATTCTTTCCTATGGAGATAAGACAATAATAGGCGAGAGGGGAATTAATTTAAGCGGGGGTCAGAAGCAGAGAGTACAAATTGCTCGTGCTCTCTACCAAGATGCAGACATATATCTATTTGATGATCCATTTAGTGCTTTGGATGCTCACACGGGATCTCATATTTTTAAG GAGTGCATACAGGGGATTCTAGAGTCAAAAACAGTCATATATGTTACTCACCAAGTGGAGTTTCTACCTTCAGCAGACCTCATACTT GTGATGAAAGATGGCTATATTACACAAGCTGGAAAATATGGTGATATACTCAACTTAGGGAACGAATTTATTGAACTTGTGGTTGCACATGAGAAAGCTTTATCTGCAATAAATCTCCTAGAAGCCGGATTAGCCTTGAAAGATATGAATATCAGTGTGGACAGCAAGACAAAGAGCGATAAAAGTTCTGAAGAAACCACAGATGTTCAATACAGTCAACCACCAGAAGATGTCCAGGGCACAAAAGGACAGCTTGTTCAAGAAGAAGAACGAGAGAAAGGCAGAGTTGAATTCTCAGTCTATTGGAAGTATATTACAACAGCGTATGGGGGTGCACTTATTCCCGTTATATTATTGGCACAAGTTCTCTTTCAGGTACTTCAAATTGGAAGCAATTATTGGATGGCATGGGCAACTCCTGTGTCAGGGGATGAAGCACCTCCTGTTCAAAATTTTACTCTCATTATAGTGTATGTAGCGTTGGCAATAGGAAGTTCCTTCTGCATTTTTTGTCGAGCTATGTCTCTTGCAGCTGCTGGGTACAAGACAGCAACTATACTCTTTCAAAGAATGCATTTGTGTATTTTTCGTGCACCAATGTCTTTCTTTGATTCCACACCAAGTGGCCGCATCTTAAATAGA GCATCTATGGACCAAAGCACTATAGATATGAACATGCCTAATCAAGTTGGCCTTTTTGCCTTTTCGATTATACAACTCCTTGGAAATATTGCTGTGATGGCGCTAGTGGCATGGCAAGTTTTCGTAGTTTTTGTTCCTGTCATTGCAATTTGCATCTGGTTACAG CAATATTACATACCTTCAGCACGCGAACTGGCACGCCTAATTGGAGTGTCTAAAGCTCCAGTTATCCAACATTTTGCGGAAACAATTTCAGGATCAACAACAATCAGGAGCTTTGATCAGGAACACAGATTTCAGGAAACAAGTATGAAATTGATTGACGGAAACTCTCGGCCAAAGTTTCACAGTGCGGGTGTCATGGAATGGCTATGCTTCCGTTTGGATATGTTCTCTAATCTCACCTTTGCCTTTACCTTGGTTTTCCTAATCTCTGTCCCTTCAGGAACAATTGACCCAA GCATAGCAGGGTTAGCAGTTACATATGGACTTGGTCTAAACATGTCACAATTTCGAGTGATATGGAACCTCTGCAATCTcgacaataaaataatatcagtCGAAAGGATACTTCAGTACACAAGTATCCCCAATGAGCCTCCTCTAGTTATAGAAGTAAATAGGCCAGATGATCATTGGCCATCATGTGGTGAAGTTGAAATGTGTAATCTACAG GTTCAGTATGCTCCTCATATGCCCCTGGTGTTGCGAGGTCTTACTTGCACGTTTAAAGGAGGAAAAAAGACTGGAATTGTAGGCAGAACCGGAAGTGGAAAATCAACTCTTATACAAACCATATTCCGTATTGTGGAACCAACAGCCGGGGTTATATTAGTAGATGGTATCAATATCTCCTTGATTGGATTGCATGATTTACGATCTAGATTAAGCATAATTCCACAAGATCCAACGATGTTTGAGGGGACAGTTCGAAGCAACTTGGACCCTCTTGAAGAGTATACAGATGAACAAATTTGGGAA GTTCTTGACATGTGTCAATTAGGCGATGAAGTTAAAAGCAAGGAGGGTAAGCTCGATTCAGCAG TTTCAGAGAATGGGGAGAACTGGAGTGTTGGACAGAGGCAATTAGTATGTCTCGGTCGCGTGTTACTCAAGAAAAGCAAGTTATTAATTCTCGATGAGGCTACTGCATCAGTTGATACAGCCACTGATAATATGATTCAGAAAACCCTGAGGCAACACTTTCAGGATTCCACAGTCTTGACAATAGCGCATAGAATAACATCTGTGCTTGACAGTGATATGGTGCTTCTCTTGGAGAATG GGCTGATCCAAGAATATGATGTTCCTACAAAGTTGCTGGAGGACAAATCATCTTCATTCTCCAAGCTTGTAGCAGAGTACAGTGTAAGGGGGAATTCAAGATTTAGAAATTCATGA
- the LOC108223841 gene encoding ABC transporter C family member 3 isoform X2: MVFTRAMSSNLSFISLKGDDFLFKTIILHGLSCLLHLIILLILFVPWLNNRFLRISATEGSKNCNLRLSYYRNRITLFSTLCLSLLSLVVCLFNILCWYKNGWFAMDALVLLDLVLKVIAWLAISAYLYTQLSSEVRYPLVLRIWWCVFFLLSCYCLVVHCVFDRKPRVLVSDILYSLTGLYFCCVGFSGGVGSDEDDLLQEPLISGNCTSRLSHGEECKKCGGESVTPFATASLFSVLTFSWLGSLVALGYKKPLDLEDVPQLAGIDNVHGAFPVLRGKLVFDQGDHNSVTTFGLIKALVFTTWKELLLTAFLAIVNTVATFVGPYLVDVFVQYLNGHRERENEGYILVSAFIIAKLIECLTLRHWFFTLQQVGIRIKAALIALIYHKGLTLSCQSKQGHTTGEIINFMTVDAERIGDFSWCMHDPWVVFLQVGLALVILYRTLGVASIATLFATVAVMMANLPLGRLQENFQTNLMESKDQRMKSTSEILRNMRILKLQGWDMKFLSKIEELRNNETGWLRKYVYTNAMVSFVFWGTPTFVAVVTFGTCMLIGIPLDSGKILSALATFRILQEPIYNLPDTISITIQTKVSLDRIASFLCLDDIQTNVVRRLPRGSLDTAIEIVHGNFSWDVSSPNPTLKDINFRVSHGMRVAVCGMVGSGKSSLLSSILGEVPKLSGVIEMSGTKAYVSQTPWIQSGTIEENIVFGEGMDKEKYEKILEACCLKKDLEILSYGDKTIIGERGINLSGGQKQRVQIARALYQDADIYLFDDPFSALDAHTGSHIFKECIQGILESKTVIYVTHQVEFLPSADLILVMKDGYITQAGKYGDILNLGNEFIELVVAHEKALSAINLLEAGLALKDMNISVDSKTKSDKSSEETTDVQYSQPPEDVQGTKGQLVQEEEREKGRVEFSVYWKYITTAYGGALIPVILLAQVLFQVLQIGSNYWMAWATPVSGDEAPPVQNFTLIIVYVALAIGSSFCIFCRAMSLAAAGYKTATILFQRMHLCIFRAPMSFFDSTPSGRILNRASMDQSTIDMNMPNQVGLFAFSIIQLLGNIAVMALVAWQVFVVFVPVIAICIWLQDQQQSGALIRNTDFRKQV, translated from the exons ATGGTATTTACAAGAGCCATGTCTTCTAATCTGTCATTTATTTCACTTAAAGGTGATGATTTCTTGTTTAAAACCATAATCTTACATGGGTTATCTTGCTTATTACATCTAATAATCTTGCTCATATTATTTGTTCCATGGCTAAACAATAGATTTTTAAGAATTAGTGCAACAGAAGGATCCAAGAACTGTAATTTAAGGTTATCTTATTATAGGAATAGGATCACTTTGTTTTCTACTTTGTGTCTGTCACTTTTAAGTCTTGTTGTTTGTTTGTTCAACATCTTGTGTTGGTATAAAAATGGTTGGTTTGCAATGGATGCTTTGGTGCTTTTGGATTTAGTACTTAAAGTTATTGCTTGGTTAGCTATTTCTGCTTATTTATACACTCAACTGTCAAGTGAAGTTAGGTATCCTTTAGTATTGAGAATTTGGTGGTGTGTTTTCTTTTTGTTGTCTTGTTATTGTCTTGTTGTGCACTGTGTTTTTGACAGAAAGCCTCGAGTTCTAGTCTCTGATATCTTGTATTCGCTCACCGGGTTGTATTTCTGTTGTGTGGGTTTTTCGGGTGGAGTTGGATCAGATGAGGATGATCTTTTACAAGAACCCCTTATAAGTGGGAATTGTACGAGTAGATTGAGTCATGGTGAGGAGTGTAAGAAGTGCGGTGGTGAAAGTGTGACACCTTTTGCTACGGCTAGTTTATTCAGTGTCTTGACATTTTCTTGGCTTGGTTCTTTGGTTGCACTGGGTTATAAAAAGCCATTAGACCTTGAGGATGTTCCTCAGCTTGCAGGAATTGACAATGTACATGGGGCCTTTCCAGTTTTACGAGGTAAGTTAGTGTTTGATCAGGGTGATCATAATAGTGTGACTACATTTGGGCTGATAAAAGCACTGGTTTTCACTACCTGGAAGGAACTCTTGTTAACTGCATTTTTAGCCATTGTAAACACAGTGGCTACATTTGTTGGTCCCTACCTTGTTGATGTGTTTGTTCAATACTTGAACGGACATCGGGAGCGTGAGAATGAAGGCTACATCTTAGTTTCAGCTTTTATAATTGCGAAGCTTATTGAGTGTTTGACGCTGAGGCACTGGTTCTTTACGTTGCAACAGGTAGGAATCAGGATCAAAGCAGCTTTGATTGCCTTGATTTACCATAAAGGATTGACTTTGTCATGTCAATCGAAGCAGGGTCACACAACTGGAGAGATCATTAATTTTATGACTGTAGATGCTGAGAGGATAGGTGACTTTAGTTGGTGCATGCATGATCCATGGGTTGTCTTCCTACAGGTTGGTCTGGCATTGGTAATCTTATATAGAACTCTGGGGGTTGCTTCCATTGCAACACTGTTTGCAACCGTGGCTGTGATGATGGCAAATCTTCCATTGGGAAGATTACAGGAGAATTTTCAAACAAACCTGATGGAATCTAAAGATCAAAGGATGAAATCAACATCAGAAATCTTGAGAAACATGAGGATTCTCAAGCTCCAAGGTTGGGATATGAAATTTCTATCTAAAATTGAGGAGCTCAGAAATAATGAGACAGGATGGTTGCGAAAGTATGTGTACACCAATGCAATGGTCAGTTTTGTATTTTGGGGCACTCCTACATTCGTGGCTGTGGTAACATTTGGAACATGTATGCTTATAGGGATCCCACTTGACTCTGGAAAGATACTATCTGCTCTTGCGACGTTCAGAATACTTCAAGAGCCTATCTATAATCTTCCGGATACAATATCAATAACAATTCAGACTAAAGTTTCACTTGACAGGATTGCCTCATTCCTTTGTCTCGATGACATTCAGACAAATGTTGTAAGGAGGCTTCCAAGAGGAAGTTTAGACACTGCAATTGAGATAGTACATGGAAATTTTTCTTGGGATGTTTCCTCACCTAATCCAACACTAAAAGATATCAATTTCAGAGTCTCTCATGGCATGAGGGTGGCAGTGTGTGGTATGGTTGGCTCAGGAAAATCAAGTCTACTGTCAAGTATCCTTGGGGAAGTGCCAAAACTTTCAGGTGTCATCGAGATGAGTGGTACAAAGGCCTATGTTTCCCAGACACCTTGGATACAGAGTGGAACTATAGAAGAGAATATAGTCTTTGGTGAGGGGATGGACAAAGAAAAATATGAGAAGATTCTTGAAGCATGCTGCCTTAAAAAGGATCTGGAAATTCTTTCCTATGGAGATAAGACAATAATAGGCGAGAGGGGAATTAATTTAAGCGGGGGTCAGAAGCAGAGAGTACAAATTGCTCGTGCTCTCTACCAAGATGCAGACATATATCTATTTGATGATCCATTTAGTGCTTTGGATGCTCACACGGGATCTCATATTTTTAAG GAGTGCATACAGGGGATTCTAGAGTCAAAAACAGTCATATATGTTACTCACCAAGTGGAGTTTCTACCTTCAGCAGACCTCATACTT GTGATGAAAGATGGCTATATTACACAAGCTGGAAAATATGGTGATATACTCAACTTAGGGAACGAATTTATTGAACTTGTGGTTGCACATGAGAAAGCTTTATCTGCAATAAATCTCCTAGAAGCCGGATTAGCCTTGAAAGATATGAATATCAGTGTGGACAGCAAGACAAAGAGCGATAAAAGTTCTGAAGAAACCACAGATGTTCAATACAGTCAACCACCAGAAGATGTCCAGGGCACAAAAGGACAGCTTGTTCAAGAAGAAGAACGAGAGAAAGGCAGAGTTGAATTCTCAGTCTATTGGAAGTATATTACAACAGCGTATGGGGGTGCACTTATTCCCGTTATATTATTGGCACAAGTTCTCTTTCAGGTACTTCAAATTGGAAGCAATTATTGGATGGCATGGGCAACTCCTGTGTCAGGGGATGAAGCACCTCCTGTTCAAAATTTTACTCTCATTATAGTGTATGTAGCGTTGGCAATAGGAAGTTCCTTCTGCATTTTTTGTCGAGCTATGTCTCTTGCAGCTGCTGGGTACAAGACAGCAACTATACTCTTTCAAAGAATGCATTTGTGTATTTTTCGTGCACCAATGTCTTTCTTTGATTCCACACCAAGTGGCCGCATCTTAAATAGA GCATCTATGGACCAAAGCACTATAGATATGAACATGCCTAATCAAGTTGGCCTTTTTGCCTTTTCGATTATACAACTCCTTGGAAATATTGCTGTGATGGCGCTAGTGGCATGGCAAGTTTTCGTAGTTTTTGTTCCTGTCATTGCAATTTGCATCTGGTTACAG GATCAACAACAATCAGGAGCTTTGATCAGGAACACAGATTTCAGGAAACAAGTATGA